In a single window of the Streptomyces sp. NBC_00285 genome:
- a CDS encoding L,D-transpeptidase — protein sequence MGQRLTARPVRRSARSLALASAAVVLAACSSGGGKADSGSDTAVGDSKNGGPAAIAVTPGDGDAKVPVSRKVTVHAQGGSLSTVAVTSPGPGKLAGTWSKDKSVWTSTTPLAPGASYTVTANGKASGGSALNKTASFTTEAAKNSFVGEYYPDKGTKVGVAMPVSITFNKPISNKAAVERKLKVTASPAIEGSWSWMKDRDGKDRVDYRPERYWKTGTDVTLRMDLAGVDAGGGVYGTQQRVVNFRIGDAVTSTVDVNKKTMTVAKNGRTLRTLKVSSGKKGYETWNGTMVVLSKVPTIRMNSSTVGIFGPEAYNLGSVKWDVQLTPSGTYVHAAPWNAGKFGVVNGSHGCIGMSTSDAKWFFSQVNLGDPVTVVHSVDTVAVNNGYGDWNVDWTTWTKGSALS from the coding sequence ATGGGACAGCGCCTGACAGCACGGCCGGTTCGCCGGTCCGCGCGATCGCTCGCGCTCGCCTCGGCCGCCGTCGTCCTCGCCGCATGCAGCTCCGGCGGCGGCAAGGCGGACAGCGGCTCGGACACGGCAGTCGGCGACAGCAAGAACGGCGGACCTGCCGCGATAGCCGTGACTCCCGGCGACGGCGACGCGAAGGTGCCGGTCAGCCGGAAGGTGACGGTGCACGCCCAGGGCGGCTCCCTCTCCACCGTCGCGGTCACCTCCCCCGGCCCCGGCAAGCTCGCCGGCACCTGGTCGAAGGACAAGTCCGTGTGGACCTCCACGACACCACTCGCCCCGGGCGCCAGCTACACGGTGACGGCCAATGGCAAGGCGTCTGGCGGATCCGCCCTCAACAAGACCGCCTCCTTCACCACCGAGGCGGCCAAGAACAGCTTCGTCGGCGAGTACTACCCCGACAAGGGCACGAAGGTCGGCGTCGCGATGCCGGTCTCGATCACCTTCAACAAGCCGATCAGCAACAAGGCGGCGGTGGAACGGAAGCTCAAGGTCACCGCGTCCCCCGCGATTGAGGGCTCCTGGAGCTGGATGAAGGACCGCGACGGCAAGGACCGCGTCGACTACCGCCCCGAGAGGTACTGGAAGACCGGCACGGACGTAACCCTGCGCATGGACCTCGCGGGCGTGGACGCGGGCGGCGGTGTGTACGGCACCCAGCAGCGCGTCGTGAACTTCCGTATAGGCGACGCCGTGACCAGCACCGTCGACGTCAACAAGAAGACCATGACGGTCGCGAAGAACGGCCGGACGCTCCGGACCCTGAAGGTCTCGTCCGGCAAGAAGGGCTACGAAACCTGGAACGGCACGATGGTCGTCCTGAGCAAGGTACCGACCATCCGCATGAACTCCTCGACCGTCGGCATATTCGGCCCCGAGGCGTACAACCTCGGCTCGGTGAAGTGGGACGTCCAGCTCACCCCGTCCGGCACGTACGTCCACGCGGCGCCGTGGAACGCGGGCAAGTTCGGCGTCGTCAACGGCAGCCACGGCTGCATCGGTATGAGTACGAGTGACGCCAAGTGGTTCTTCAGCCAAGTCAACCTCGGCGACCCCGTCACGGTCGTCCACTCCGTCGACACCGTGGCGGTCAACAACGGCTACGGCGACTGGAACGTCGACTGGACCACCTGGACGAAGGGGAGCGCCCTGAGCTGA
- a CDS encoding M23 family metallopeptidase — translation MAGIAAASVGLSENGRNVQAAPEPTVQPSAANDEFDTQLSTLSREADDFADRASRTQQRVDLEQRRREEQKLREADAASKKAEAARKEALRPKFALPVAQKGVGELFGAVGSMWSNRHTGLDFPVSMYTPVMAVTDGTVVAKWNPSYGNIVEVTAADGTQTWYAHLASARIRSGYVKAGTVIGYAGSSGNSSGPHLHLEVHPGGGAPVDPLAWLRTHGLDPT, via the coding sequence ATGGCCGGGATCGCCGCCGCCTCCGTCGGACTCAGCGAGAACGGCAGGAACGTGCAGGCCGCGCCCGAACCGACTGTCCAACCCTCCGCAGCCAACGACGAGTTCGACACCCAGCTCAGCACACTCAGCCGGGAAGCCGACGATTTCGCCGACCGCGCGAGCCGTACGCAGCAACGCGTCGACCTTGAACAGCGCCGACGTGAGGAGCAGAAGCTCCGGGAGGCCGACGCCGCGAGCAAGAAGGCTGAGGCGGCCCGCAAGGAGGCGCTTCGCCCGAAGTTCGCACTCCCCGTCGCGCAGAAGGGAGTCGGCGAGCTGTTCGGAGCGGTCGGATCCATGTGGTCGAATCGGCACACCGGACTCGACTTCCCGGTGTCGATGTACACGCCAGTGATGGCGGTGACCGACGGTACGGTCGTGGCCAAGTGGAATCCGTCCTACGGGAACATCGTCGAAGTGACGGCCGCCGACGGCACACAGACCTGGTACGCCCATCTGGCCAGCGCGCGGATCCGCTCCGGCTACGTCAAGGCCGGGACCGTCATCGGTTACGCCGGCAGCTCCGGCAACTCGTCGGGCCCTCACCTCCATCTGGAGGTTCACCCAGGCGGTGGCGCCCCCGTGGATCCGCTGGCGTGGCTGCGCACTCACGGCCTCGACCCGACGTAG